One window of the Fibrobacter sp. UWB4 genome contains the following:
- a CDS encoding AbiH family protein, protein MCLIICENSFDLHHNLSTSFSDYRKFLDEKYPDVVPGILENEYFFGVMNEDDYWTDVEDNLFFSYERMLEDSHEKSIRRIEKRSAKSLRMRMNFSMQIMK, encoded by the coding sequence ATGTGTTTAATTATTTGTGAAAATAGTTTTGATTTGCATCATAATCTGTCGACAAGCTTTTCTGATTATCGTAAATTTCTTGATGAAAAATATCCTGATGTGGTACCGGGAATTCTTGAAAATGAATACTTCTTCGGTGTAATGAATGAGGATGATTATTGGACTGATGTTGAAGACAATCTTTTCTTCAGTTATGAACGGATGCTTGAAGATTCACACGAAAAAAGCATACGCAGAATTGAAAAAAGAAGTGCGAAATCATTAAGGATGCGTATGAATTTTTCAATGCAGATTATGAAATGA